One genomic region from Spirulina subsalsa PCC 9445 encodes:
- the queA gene encoding tRNA preQ1(34) S-adenosylmethionine ribosyltransferase-isomerase QueA, with the protein MTIDQYLSSYQYELPQELIAQNPAVPRDSSRLLVVDSPKTHAHTVFKDIVDWLQPGDLLVLNNTRVIPARLYGRKSTGAPVEILLLHEVRENCWLCLVKPGKRFKIGSEICFKFSPDDGRTDSPSIWARVIERDDATGGRLLEFQVPDGSSLIDLVARVGHVPLPPYITATEADADQYQTVYARELGSAAAPTAGLHFTKELLEKIAAKGVSMTNITLHIGVGTFRPVEVEEINQHKMHSEWLEINAETVKKIQETRAAGGRVIAVGTTAVRALEGAATAQGVSGAVPAKRYLVEPFRDRTDLFIYPGYEWKVVDGMITNFHLPGSSLLILVSSLLGRERLLKLYEEAIAEKYRFYSFGDAMYITPEAAVGLTGVTETVTEVDEEE; encoded by the coding sequence ATGACCATCGATCAATACCTGTCGAGCTATCAATATGAGTTACCGCAAGAGCTAATCGCTCAAAACCCTGCCGTACCCAGGGATAGTTCTCGTTTGTTAGTCGTAGATTCCCCCAAAACTCATGCTCACACGGTCTTTAAAGACATTGTGGACTGGTTACAGCCTGGGGATCTGTTAGTTCTGAACAATACTCGTGTGATTCCGGCGCGTTTATACGGTCGCAAGTCCACCGGAGCCCCGGTTGAGATTTTATTACTCCATGAAGTTCGGGAAAATTGCTGGCTGTGCTTAGTCAAACCCGGTAAACGGTTTAAGATAGGCTCCGAAATTTGTTTTAAGTTCTCTCCCGATGATGGCCGAACCGACAGCCCCTCAATTTGGGCGCGGGTGATTGAACGAGATGATGCCACTGGAGGGCGTTTATTAGAGTTTCAAGTGCCGGATGGTTCTTCTTTGATAGATTTAGTGGCGCGAGTGGGTCATGTGCCTTTACCGCCCTATATCACGGCCACAGAGGCCGATGCAGACCAGTATCAGACGGTGTATGCTCGGGAGTTAGGGTCGGCGGCGGCTCCTACTGCCGGACTCCACTTTACCAAGGAGTTGCTGGAGAAAATCGCCGCTAAGGGTGTTTCTATGACCAACATTACTCTCCATATAGGGGTGGGAACATTCCGCCCAGTGGAAGTAGAGGAAATTAACCAGCACAAAATGCACTCGGAATGGCTGGAAATTAATGCCGAAACGGTGAAGAAAATCCAAGAAACTCGGGCAGCTGGGGGTCGAGTGATTGCGGTGGGAACAACGGCGGTGCGCGCTTTAGAGGGGGCGGCCACGGCTCAGGGTGTCAGTGGGGCTGTCCCAGCGAAACGGTATTTAGTCGAACCGTTCCGCGATCGCACGGATTTATTCATTTACCCCGGCTATGAATGGAAAGTCGTAGACGGTATGATCACCAACTTCCACCTCCCTGGTTCGAGTTTGCTGATCTTGGTCAGTTCCTTGCTAGGTCGGGAGCGCCTGTTAAAATTGTATGAAGAGGCGATCGCCGAAAAATACCGTTTCTACTCCTTTGGAGATGCCATGTACATCACCCCCGAGGCTGCCGTTGGCCTCACAGGAGTCACAGAAACCGTGACAGAAGTGGACGAAGAAGAATAA
- the psbM gene encoding photosystem II reaction center protein PsbM — translation MQVNDLGFVASILFVLVPSVFLLILYIQTASKNSQSN, via the coding sequence ATGCAAGTTAATGATCTTGGTTTTGTTGCCAGTATTTTGTTTGTGTTAGTTCCTTCTGTCTTTCTGCTCATTTTGTATATTCAAACGGCTAGCAAGAACAGTCAGAGCAACTAA
- a CDS encoding 2Fe-2S iron-sulfur cluster-binding protein, with the protein MANITFINEQKEVIAADGANLREKALQNGVDLYTLKGKLMNCGGYGQCGTCIVEIVEGLENLSAPTEFEQRKLKKKPSNYRLACQTIVNGPVSVKTKP; encoded by the coding sequence ATGGCGAATATTACATTCATCAATGAACAGAAAGAAGTGATTGCCGCCGATGGGGCAAATTTGCGCGAAAAGGCTTTACAGAATGGGGTTGACCTTTACACCTTAAAAGGCAAACTCATGAACTGTGGAGGCTACGGGCAGTGTGGAACTTGTATTGTGGAGATTGTTGAGGGGTTAGAGAATTTATCGGCACCCACAGAGTTTGAACAACGGAAATTGAAGAAAAAGCCGAGTAACTATCGGCTGGCCTGTCAAACCATTGTTAATGGGCCTGTGAGCGTCAAAACAAAGCCTTGA
- a CDS encoding Uma2 family endonuclease, whose amino-acid sequence MIVSSLSQLEYPESDGQPLADNTLQFRLIVTLQGGLDALFQDNPNVFVAGDLLWYPVEGEPWTRVAPDVLVAIGRPKGDRGSYLQWRENNIPPQVVFEIASPSNTRQELEVTKHHFYERYGVEEYYLFYPEQGELKGWLRSEEILAPIPTMDNWISPRLGIRFTVVEDQLVVYHPTGERFTSFVELVAQNQQIRQEAEQARLQAQQARLQVEEERQRAAEERQRAAEERQRAEEAEQAQLNAISQLLELGMTVEQVAQVLSLPVERIENWRDRQNG is encoded by the coding sequence ATGATAGTTTCATCTCTCTCTCAACTGGAATATCCAGAAAGCGACGGACAACCCTTGGCTGATAATACCTTACAGTTTCGCCTAATCGTCACCCTACAAGGGGGACTCGATGCCTTGTTTCAAGATAATCCCAATGTTTTTGTGGCGGGGGATTTACTGTGGTATCCCGTAGAAGGAGAACCTTGGACTCGTGTTGCTCCCGATGTTTTAGTGGCTATTGGCCGTCCGAAAGGCGATCGCGGATCTTATTTACAATGGCGAGAAAATAACATTCCCCCTCAAGTCGTCTTTGAAATTGCCTCCCCCAGCAATACCCGTCAAGAATTAGAAGTCACAAAACATCACTTCTATGAACGCTATGGGGTAGAAGAATATTATCTGTTCTACCCCGAACAAGGAGAATTAAAAGGATGGCTGCGTTCTGAAGAGATTCTCGCCCCCATTCCCACCATGGACAACTGGATTAGTCCCCGACTGGGCATCCGTTTCACTGTTGTTGAGGATCAGTTAGTGGTCTACCATCCCACAGGGGAACGTTTTACCAGTTTTGTGGAATTAGTGGCTCAAAACCAACAAATCCGGCAGGAGGCGGAACAAGCTCGCTTACAAGCTCAACAAGCCCGATTACAAGTCGAAGAGGAACGACAACGAGCCGCAGAGGAACGACAACGCGCCGCAGAGGAACGGCAACGAGCAGAAGAGGCGGAACAAGCCCAACTGAACGCCATTTCCCAACTTTTAGAGCTGGGAATGACTGTGGAACAAGTGGCTCAAGTGCTTTCCTTGCCTGTGGAGCGGATCGAAAATTGGCGCGACCGTCAAAATGGTTAG
- the hisA gene encoding 1-(5-phosphoribosyl)-5-[(5-phosphoribosylamino)methylideneamino]imidazole-4-carboxamide isomerase, whose amino-acid sequence MEVIPAIDLLQGRCVRLYQGDYNQSEVFNENPVEVARQWEQEGATRLHLVDLDGAKEGKSVNLDAIASVTQAISIPVEVGGGLRDKATIERLFEVGVRYAIVGTIAVENPALVQQLCQDFPDQIIVGIDARNGKVATRGWLETSEINATDLAQQMAGFGASAIIYTDIHRDGTLIGPNMEALREMAQAVDIPVIASGGVSSLTDLLSLLALEPLGVIGAIVGRALYTGDVSLSEAVRAVGQGRWQDVPPDPPRFA is encoded by the coding sequence ATGGAAGTTATCCCAGCCATTGATTTACTCCAGGGTCGTTGTGTGCGTCTCTATCAAGGAGACTACAATCAGTCCGAGGTCTTTAATGAAAATCCCGTTGAAGTGGCTCGACAGTGGGAACAGGAAGGAGCGACCCGCCTCCATTTGGTAGACTTAGATGGGGCAAAAGAGGGAAAATCTGTTAATTTAGATGCGATCGCCTCTGTCACCCAAGCTATTTCAATTCCCGTCGAAGTCGGGGGCGGACTGCGAGACAAAGCCACCATTGAACGCTTATTTGAAGTAGGGGTGCGCTATGCCATTGTCGGTACTATTGCCGTAGAAAATCCCGCTTTAGTCCAACAACTTTGTCAAGACTTCCCCGACCAGATTATTGTCGGGATTGATGCGCGCAACGGCAAAGTCGCCACCCGAGGATGGCTAGAAACCTCGGAAATCAACGCCACAGACCTCGCTCAACAAATGGCTGGTTTTGGCGCAAGTGCGATTATTTATACCGACATCCACCGAGATGGTACCCTCATCGGCCCGAATATGGAAGCGCTGCGAGAAATGGCGCAAGCGGTAGACATTCCCGTTATTGCTTCGGGAGGGGTGAGTTCCTTAACAGACCTCCTGAGTCTATTAGCTTTAGAACCATTAGGGGTTATCGGGGCTATTGTCGGCCGTGCTTTATACACGGGGGATGTATCCCTCTCAGAAGCGGTGCGCGCTGTAGGTCAAGGCCGTTGGCAAGATGTCCCCCCAGACCCTCCTCGCTTTGCGTAG
- a CDS encoding aromatic ring-hydroxylating oxygenase subunit alpha, with protein sequence MLVTRQPVLKRFWYPVLPLDQLKDTPQSFQLLGQKIVLWLDEVGKPVAAADQCCHRSAQLSLGKVVNGNIACPYHGWQFNRAGTCVKVPQLTEDEPIPSKYKIPTYSCQERYGYLWVCLGDPLHPIPEIPEAQDPNFRLIPEFYETWNVAGIRVMENELDLAHPSFVHTSTFGSPEHTIPEQLELTETDYGLKGEAILGVVNPELQQKNLKMGEGKTTRYFELDWFLPFTCRLRIRYPNGLVHVIVNTTTPINDSSSQIVQFCLRNDTEADTSAADVIAFDRQVTLEDKRILETTNYDVPLDVSQEQHMMTDKPGLLMRRRFAALLKEHGETEQTLQTV encoded by the coding sequence ATGTTAGTCACCCGACAACCCGTTTTAAAACGCTTTTGGTACCCCGTTTTACCCCTTGATCAACTGAAAGATACTCCCCAAAGTTTTCAACTCCTTGGTCAAAAAATTGTCCTGTGGTTAGATGAGGTGGGAAAACCCGTCGCTGCGGCGGATCAATGTTGTCATCGTTCCGCCCAACTCTCTTTAGGAAAAGTCGTTAATGGAAATATTGCTTGTCCTTATCATGGCTGGCAATTTAACCGGGCGGGAACTTGTGTTAAAGTTCCCCAACTGACCGAAGATGAGCCGATCCCTAGTAAATATAAAATCCCTACCTATTCCTGTCAAGAACGCTATGGTTATTTGTGGGTTTGTTTAGGTGATCCTCTGCACCCCATACCCGAAATTCCCGAAGCCCAAGACCCTAACTTTCGTCTGATTCCTGAATTTTACGAAACTTGGAACGTTGCTGGAATAAGGGTGATGGAGAATGAACTAGACCTCGCTCATCCCAGTTTTGTTCACACTAGCACCTTTGGTAGTCCTGAGCATACGATTCCTGAGCAATTAGAACTTACGGAAACAGACTATGGCTTAAAAGGTGAAGCGATTTTAGGGGTAGTCAATCCAGAATTGCAACAAAAAAACCTAAAAATGGGGGAAGGAAAAACGACCCGTTATTTTGAGCTAGATTGGTTTCTTCCCTTTACTTGTCGCTTGCGGATTCGCTACCCAAATGGCTTAGTTCATGTGATTGTAAACACAACTACTCCCATTAATGATTCTTCCTCGCAAATTGTGCAGTTTTGTCTGAGAAATGACACAGAAGCTGATACATCCGCCGCCGATGTAATTGCTTTTGACCGTCAGGTGACATTAGAAGATAAACGCATTTTAGAAACCACCAATTATGATGTTCCCCTAGACGTGAGTCAAGAACAACACATGATGACCGATAAACCGGGTCTATTAATGCGGCGCAGATTTGCCGCCTTGTTAAAAGAACATGGGGAAACCGAACAAACTCTACAAACTGTGTAG